The sequence TTATCTAAAAGGTCCCTAAAACACATAACAGGGCATGGGGAGGCCTTTGGATGTAAACAGATCTGGATCAAAGTACAGTCTACATCTCTGGTGTCAATGTCTCTTGCCGCGGAAGAAGTAAAACGCAGAGGGGCCCAACTCTTGTGTTGAATTAAGTGGCTCCATTTCTCCCTCTGGCTTTCTATGGCTGATGTACAATAGTCTCTGCGCCTCCTTGGCCAACAAAACACTTAATCGTCCTTTTTTAGATCCACGTGTGCCTGGGGAAGTGGGATTTGGAACAGTTTCCTATATCACATCTGCTTGGCAGCGACCACTTGAGGTAGCCTCTCTTGTACATTGCTAATCTGAAAAGTGTTTTGCTCTCTTATGGGAGTTCTTGGAGGCTATTTATTTTGGTGAGGTGAAACCCAAAAGTATGTCCTTTAGGCAGCAGTTGCAGCACCGAGTGTCCAAGAAATGCCTGCAGATGAGGGAAGCTGATAGGAAGTGGAAAAACCCCTCCACCATAgttgtatacacacatacacgtgtatgtatatacatgtatggGTATATCCCCGTGTGGGTGCATATAAACACGTATGCACCACTCCAGGCAGCGTCCGTCCCGCCGTGATGCCTGCAGCAAGGCAAGGGGCTGGTCCCGCCATGTTGCTTTGCACCAGGGCGCGACCTGGCAGAGAGGGACCTGCAGAGGCCGTACTGGCAGCGTGGTCCCTGCTTACGCCACCCACGCACGTGCAGCGAGTGTGACCGTGTCCTGAGCCACTGTCCCCTGACTGACACCACCAGCCAAGGCTGTACACgtggggagaaaggggaagcaTGGGAGGCACAGCCGTGACATTTATACACGTGCCTTCTTTACAACTGATATATAAAtggttgctttttcttctcccaaaggtatgggggacagtgtcatcTCCAGACCCAAAGGGCAAGGCTCTGTGACACCAAGTTTCCATGCAGTAGCTGTCTACGTAGGCATCCCTGGTCCTGCTCGCCGTAACCTTCCAGGCCACCAAGGAGACGCAAAGCTCCAGCAGAGACCTGCCAGCCTCGTGTGATGAACCGCCGCTTGCCAGAACTTGCACTGAGCTCCCTGGGATGCTGAGCTCCTGACCACTCCTGATTCCTCactgtgctgctggcagaggggaaTCGACGTCCAGTTTGGGACATTGGGCAGAGCCAAGCCCGTTACCATCCTCTGTGCCCTTGGTGGACCGGGGCACTGGGCTGGACCCCCTGCTCTGAGGAGGATCCACATGAACAAGGGACAGAGTTTAGGCTGTCCCTAGTCACTCTGGTGGGAAgagctgcctccttcctcctctcaggCTGGGAACCAGGAAGCTGGAGATGGTGCCACATGGACCCACGGCCGGGGCCAGCAGCCTGGCGGCAGAGCAGTAGCCGAGCCCGAGCACCATCGCTGGGCTTAGTGCTGCCCTGGGGGGCTGCCGGCGTCCCCGCAGCGGCCGCGCTCCGGGGATGTAGGTGCCGGGCGCAGGAGAGGTGCCGGGAGCGATGGGCCGGCTGGATGACCACGCCAAGAGGAGGATCGTGGAGCTgcgcagggctgggctgagcttCCGCAAGATCAAGAAGGTGCTGGAGCTGGACGACATCCGGGTGACACCACAGGCCGTGTACCTCTTCCTCAAGCGGAAGAGCGTGGAGCCGGGGCCAGCGGCAGCTGGCTGGGACGGGGACCAGCCCTGGCCCCCGCTGCGGGGGCACGAGGCTGAGCCGCCGGGTGCCCAGCCCCCCGCAATGCCTGGCGGGGTCCCTGCAGGCAGCCGGGTGCCCTGCCCCGCTGGCAGCCAGGACACCAAGGAAGGCATCCGGATTGTCAGCGTGGCCTCGCTCTGCAAGGACAGCGAGCAGCTCGGGGAGAACCTGCCCATGGGACTGACCCCCGGGAACGGTAAGGCCTGGCTCCCCGTGTGGGGGGTCGCCACCATGGCCACCCCATGGCAGGGCTGGGCCAGGGAAAGGGctccctgtcccctgctgggagcctCCAAGGGCCTCCTTTCAAGGcgtttctctctctgtcccttgcAGGTGATGATGGCTCCACAAGTGTCCCCTTGGCTCCAGGGAGCTGCCCCCCTCCGGGGGTGCCAGCCACCCTCCCggagcccctgcccagcccagggcgGCTGGTTGCACCCCCCACCAGGAACCCAGCCCTGATGGTGAAGAAGATGATCGTGGACAGGGCCATCCTCCTGCAGAAAAAGGTAGGAAGCCAGGCTGCACGGTGGTATAGGAGAGCCCGTCTGCTCCGGCCGGGAGCTGGTGCGGCACTACCCACTGGGATGGCCCCGCACAGCGCCCTGCTGCATCCAACCCGTGCAGATGGGACAGGCCATTGGGGATGAAAGACTCCTGAAATGCCCCCCAGACCTCTGCTAGCTGCACTCTCCAGGGACGCTTGGCCACAGCACTTGGCAAGCTCGTCTGGGAAGACCCTCTGTTCGCTGCCcacctgctgcaggcagcacccacTGCTGCCCTTGGGCAATGTTAGCCACAGTGATGCCCATTTCTGCCAGTGCTGGCCTCCAACCTGCAGCTCACAGACCCCCTCTTTAAGGCTTGGTTTCAGCACAGGCTCAGGAGGTTCCCCAAGCCACCACAAGGACACCAGCagcttggtgctgcgccaggagATGACAGGCTGTAGCAGGCCAGGGTGGGGTGACGCAGCCAGGATGGCCACGGTCTGGAACACGTCCAGCTGCCGGAATCCCTAACAAGTACACCCTCGCCTTGCTGTGCCACGAGACGCCCAGGCCATGGCCATGCATGTGTTGTCCCAGCAGGTCCACATCGCTGTGGCCATCCCACCCACCACGGTGGGCACACAGCCAGCTGGCCGGCTCCACGgccaagcccagctctgctggccgCTGCAGCGAGCCATGGGGCAAACATAAGTGACCCAGCAGTCCCAGGACCAGCCCTGGGTAGGCTGCCAGCAGGGTGGCACGGCTATGGGGCTGCCGCAGTGCCCAAGGTTTACCCCTTCAGAGCAGGCTCCAACCTCCAGAGACTTCACTGCTGGGAGATGCCGTTTCCCCCATGGAGGACGGTAGGACACTTGCCTTCCTCACCATGGCGTCCTGGGTACACAATGCAGCCACGAGTCAGGCTGAGCCTTCTTCCACGGCCCTCTCTTTGCTCAGACACAGCAAACACCTTCTCCAGCCCACTCAGGTGTTTCTTAAGAGCCCTTGCTTGAGAGGGCACAGGTTGTTCAACACCCTTTCCAGGAGAAAGGCTCCTCTGAGGTTCAAAACCAGTATGTGATCCCTCTCAGGGAGCAGAACGGCCCTTTGCTTCAGGGTGCAATAAAAGAAATGGCGAGGCTGGAAAGAAAAACCCAGGATACGCTATTTCTGTCCCTGCAGAGAGCAAACACAGGCCTCGCATCAGCACGGGCAGCCCGGCTGccacccagcagcatcccccaCTGGGCGGCTAAGCACATGCTGAGAGCAGCAGGGCAGCATGGTGACCCTGCAGCAGTGCATAGGGTCTGgggggatcacagaatcacagaatggtagggttggaaggcacctctggagatcatctcctccaaccccctgccagagcagggtcacccagagcaggtggcacaggaacgcgtccaggcgggtttggaatgtctccagagacggagactccaccacctctctgggcagcctgtgccagggctctgccaccctcacagcaaagaagttcctcctcatgtttaggtggaacttcctatgctcaagtttgtgcccattaccccttgtcctgtccccgggcaccactgaaaagagcctggccccatcctcctgacacccaccctttcagtatttataagtgttgataaggtcccccctcagtcgtcttttttccagactgaagagacccaaatccctcagcctttcttcataagagagatgttccagtcccctcatcatcttggtagccctttgctgtcccctctccagcagttccctgtccctcttgaaccagggagcccagaactggacccagcgctccaggtgtggcctccccagggcagagtagagggggaggatgacctccctccacctgctggccatgctcttcttgatgcaccccaggatgccattggccttcttggccaccagggcccattgctggctcatgggcatcctgttgtcccccaggactcccaggcctctttccacagagctgctctccagcaggtcacccccaacctgccctggtgcggggggttattcctccccaggtgcagcaccctacacttgcccttgttgaatttcataaggttcctctttgcccaaatctccagcctgtccaggtctctctgtatggcggcacgaccttctggtgtgtcagccacccctctcagctttgtgtcatcggcaaacttgctgagtgcAGCTCAGAAGTGCAACTCAGAGTGTGGTGAGGTCTAGAGGTCCACAACAAGGTGATGGCTTTCTCTCATGccttgtagaatcatagaatcatggaatcccggattggaagggacctcaaggatcatctggtccaacctttcttggcaaaagcaaggtctagacaagatggcccagcgcCCTGTCCAGCTgcatcttaaaagtgtccaatgatgggaaagccaccatttccctggggagaccattccaatggctgattgttctcattgtgaaaaattgtcCTCTTGTTTCCAATAGGAATCTTTCCAGGaataacttgtacccattgccccttgtcttttccatgtgactccttgtaaaaagggagtctccatcttttttgtagccaccctttaaatactgggacatggtgataaggtctcccccaggcctccttttctcaaagctgaacaaacacaattctctcagcctttcttgtAGCTAGGTGCAGAATAAATCCTATTCCTGCTAATCGCCATTAAAGGAGCATCTGATAATGTTTcaccttcccttctctcctgcctcccaccaCTCCAGGTCAAAGATGTCAGCACTCAGACTGCCCTGCCGAACCCTGCAAGTCCTGGAAACCAAAGCTTTGCTTGGGGCGGACCAGTGCTTCCCCCCACTCCCAGCTCCCATGCCATTGCCGAAAAGCTGGATACTGTACAGACAGAGATCCAGAAGCTGAGCCAGGCCCTGCACGCCGTGCTGGAGCGGCAATGCCGCCTGGAGCGCCAGCAGGAGCACCAGCAGCGGCTGCAGCAGGAGGTGCTGATGAcgctgcagcagctcagctccaccGTGAGTCATGGCACGGTGCCAGCGaaccagccctgtgtccccttCAGCAGTGTGGCCGAGCCCTCGCCCACCGTGCCAAACTTCAGCCAGTTCAAGATGGAGCTCATCTGAACTCACGTGACGCCAGCGTGCTCTAGCAGCGCTGCGCTGATGGCAGGATGAAGCCGTGAAGAAGAACCGCCTCTCAGAGGCTGTGGGCAGCTGCCTAAGGATTACGTGGAGCACCCGGCGGAGGAGATCACCAGCGCCTCACGTTTTCAGCCCTGTTGACTGAAAGGGGCTGCCTGGCACAAGGGGCAGGGCAATGGAGAGCTGAGGCCTTGCTTCTCCTGTGCTGCCCATCCTGGGTGACACTGGGGCTGGCTGGTGGCCCACGGACTTCAGCAGTGCAGACAGGCTGCCTGCAAGCAGAGGCTACAACTAAGAGAGACATAGCTGGGAGGTGGGTCTCAAAGAAAAAGCGGGGCTTCCTCTCCTGAGGGTCAGTGCCATGACAATCAATCACAGAAAGGCTTTGcgctctctctctgcagagcctcgTTCAGTAAAAATCTCCATACACCCTGGTTCGGAAACATTGTGGGatctctttcttcattttaccTACCCCTTGACCCACCAGCGAACAGGTTGGATCCGTCTTGGGCGCTGCCACCACGTGTGGAGCTGTGCAGGGTGCTCAAGCCCATGAGGTGAGACCACCGCTCCACACACAAAGGGTGCCACTGGAGGCCTGGCGTCTGCCGCCACACCATTAGGGATATATCACCCTGGTGTAGGAAACAAGCTTTTACTGAGCAAGGTCCCACCTAGGTCACCCTCCTCACCCCAAATTCTCAAGAGATCtagagtctggcactgctcctgcctgctgcctggcCAGGATACGGGCAGGACCATAGGAGAAAGGGCTGCACCTGGGCACGAGCTGGGTATTTGTCTCTCTTCTAACCCCTTTTTCTGGGCAGGACGTCCTCCTGGTCATGGTCCCTAGCAGCAGGGGCTCTCCCTGGTGCAGGCTGCTGGTGGGGCACAGCTGCTCAAGCAGAGAGGGGCACCATGTGCAGAACGCCCTTGTGCGGACAAGAAGGGCTCAAGGGAGGCTGATGTACCCTCACTGCAGCTCCGGAGTCCAGAGGCACTGGAAACCGGAGTCGCCTGCTGGGTGGAAAGGTGGCCCTGGTTCATCACCCAGCAGTGAATCTCCAGAGGGGACAGGAGTACGTGTCCTTCCCCTGCATCAGCCAAACAGGCTGCTTGCTTTCTGGCCACCACGCTTAGCACAAACTTTGCCTAGAAGAAGTCGTCCCCGGCCTGTTCCTTTGAACTCCTTTAGTCTGAGGGCA is a genomic window of Rissa tridactyla isolate bRisTri1 chromosome 8, bRisTri1.patW.cur.20221130, whole genome shotgun sequence containing:
- the LOC128913402 gene encoding uncharacterized protein LOC128913402: MGRLDDHAKRRIVELRRAGLSFRKIKKVLELDDIRVTPQAVYLFLKRKSVEPGPAAAGWDGDQPWPPLRGHEAEPPGAQPPAMPGGVPAGSRVPCPAGSQDTKEGIRIVSVASLCKDSEQLGENLPMGLTPGNGDDGSTSVPLAPGSCPPPGVPATLPEPLPSPGRLVAPPTRNPALMVKKMIVDRAILLQKKVKDVSTQTALPNPASPGNQSFAWGGPVLPPTPSSHAIAEKLDTVQTEIQKLSQALHAVLERQCRLERQQEHQQRLQQEVLMTLQQLSSTVSHGTVPANQPCVPFSSVAEPSPTVPNFSQFKMELI